GCCAGTTGTTAAGCCTATACACCCCATGAACCATTTTAACTTTCATTTTGCTACATCATTTTCTGACTGCTCAGAGCTGGTGGTAACCAATTTCAGTAACGCTGCCTGAAGCTCAAGCCAGAAAGCACAGACGtaggattttttaatttaatttcagttctgAGAAAGTGCTGGAGCAGAAAAGTAGCAAGAGCAGAGCTTTCACCAACAGGAATCTCTTTTCTCAGAAGAATGCCTCTGACCTTTTGCAGATATTGATCTGGgaaatttgtttctgttcactTCTCTTTCTAAGGGTCAGCTGTTAGCCCAGTCCTAACAAAGCGTTTAAGCCCATCTGGAATGGGAGAGGGCTAtggacagaaaaagaacaagggGCACAACATGAAAAGACAATATGTGAGTGTTGGAGGATTTAAAGAGAGAAACCAGAAacccagcagaactgctgacaGAACCTCCTGCTCCTCACAGGTATGCACGGAGCTGGGAGCAATGCTCAGTAATGCTCTGTCCAGGATCTGTGAGGGTACCAGACACAAGACGGTCACCAGGACCACAGTCTGTAACTTCTCCCTCCCTGTGGCCTGGAGGAGATTCATCAGTTTGGTGGTATGTAAGATAGCACAGGTAAATGAAGAATGTTCAGAAAAAAGCATAGCCAGAACTGTAATAAGATGACTAGAACTTTAGTCAGAGCCTAACCTTGGCAAACCTGTGATTTGCTGAAATGCCATTTAGGAAGCGagcataatcacagaatcacagaatcacataaatGCACATAAAGACAGAATTTCTTCACTAGCCTTAAAACCTATCAACCAACGAAAGAATCAGCAGCCTTCTGCCCTGGTTTTGGGTTTtacaaactgattttttttgcatCAGTACTTCAAGTCCCAGACAGGGAAGGACATTCTTAATTCTTGAGAACTAATTAGATTATATCATCATAAAAATCAGATCACTGGGAGTGGAAGAATGGTAATTTACCATTTAAGAATTTCTGcaacagaaattatttattttaatgtgcaCTACAGAgttccagaagaagaaaaaggtgaacATTTTGGGCAAGGAGGTGATTGTTGAATGATCTCTCATTTTTCAAGTGGAGGCTGAGGAGTGGGAGTGGTATGAAAGTATAAGATCTTAACAATAGTAACCTGTAGGGTACCTCCCCAGTTCTCTAACAAAACCAGGAGGGATGCACCTCATATTAAGAGAAAAGCTAGGAGAAGGAAACACTTATgtgagacaaaaagaaagactttcttttattgttttatcTTTTAACTTTAAGAAGCAGATGTCAGGCCAGCCCAGTTTTACTAATTCTTTTTGGAAAAGGTTATTCTTTCATCTGAATTAATGTACTGTAATATGCTCCCTAGATGCTAATATTTTGCTGTATGTGAGGACTGCTGAGAGAGTAAAACATAAGATGATAAATATCATGAGGAAGAATTGAAAATAGACCTCTTACTGTTCAGTTTGCTCAAATATAgttgttagattttttttacaTACAAAATCTAGATACCTCTGATACaaattcatatattttctaaataagCACCCCATGataatttctttccatttaaatttGAAATACTTAAGGTGTAGCTGCACTCACCTGAGAGAGGTATTCCTCATAGAGATCTGTAAATACTGGTCGTGTATATACAAAAACTGGAAGGGGATGAGTAGAATTAGAGACATACGAAACTCTGATGGCTTCTTGAACTCTGTTGCGAACAAAAAGTTGGGCATTTCTGGAAGATCTTAAGGCTGTTTCTAGATAGATAGATGGGTAAAGTGCTGTGCTTTTCTCCCACAACCAGTTAAGCTCATTATTTCTTGCTATTTCAATATCTAAACAGGTTCCTGTATAATtatgtgggttttgtttgtaatCATAGTTATAACAGTCTGGGTAAAGGTAGTATCCCCATAGACGATTTGGCTTCATTGCTATGCCCAGTTTTAAAGATTCCAACATAAGAGATCTTGCTGCAGCTTCAAATTCCTTTTTAGCTATAATCCTGGCTTCAGCTTCTGATAAACTTATGTCTCTCTGCTGAACCAGTTCAATAGATTCCTGCCTGTAAATGTCTTTTGATCCCCAGTTCCTTATCCACACAGGTCTCCAATTTTCCCAGTCAATGACAGCCAATCCAAACTGTTCATCCGAAGGAATATAGAACTGGATATCctctttggctttttttaaatgattttccAGTGGCACGAGTTGAGGGAGTCCTCCATGGAATGCTTCTCCTGTGACTTCATTTTTGTATGGATAGTAACCAAGCCTGTCTGGATAGAATAGAGTGATGTTTTGCCCAATGGATGTCTTCAGCGTGCTTccaatgagagaaaaaaatgacatgTCCAGCTGCACTCCAGTCCTTTCAGTACAAAGTTCTGTAGGAGCATTCCAGATGGAAAGGAAAGGTGAATTAGAAAGAAGTGGACGAGCTCTTATGTTCAGAGATGAGCAGCAAGAAACTAGAAGAATGGTGAACACCATGCCAGAAGCTATGGGATATGTACAAGTAACACAGATACCaacattttgtatttgtctTAGAGTTTCCATTGTAGCATGTGCAGTGGCATTAGATGATTGTGGTCAGACAACAATTAAATGCTCTCTGGGTTGCTGAGAAGTTTGGTAGTCTGTATGGTGCAATAATGTTCTTCAGGTTAAAGCTGTTAAGCAATATTCCTGAGGTGCAGAATGGGCATGTTCTTCATGTAACTCTCTCTACCATTTCTGACTGCAGGAAACATCTCAACAATTTCAAAGACCTAatgcagggaaagaaagaaaaaagaaaaaaaattaaaaagtagatAAATAAGAGTtgataaatctttcttttctaactGTGAAACTAACACCCTTTTTTAGTTTGAATATATTGTTATCTTTGAGTGAAACTCTCTTGAAGGAACAGCACAATGTACAATCATAGAAGGAATAAACTTCATAAGAACAGAGACAAAATTGTCAGTGAAGTGGCACCCAATGAGTCATGGATTGCAATGCGTATGCTCAACAGTACTTCTGATTGTGGCTGTGACTGATGTCTGTAAACATGAGCGTTCTCACAATGTCTTCTTTTAACAGTAACCTATAAGTAATACTTCTCACCTGTCTCAAAATAAAGTTTTAGGCCTTAATTGATCAATTTTGCAGAGCTCTTAAGGGAAGATCCAAGATAACATAAAATTGGAACCAGAACATTGGCACATATCCAAGAAAACAATCCATATAAACTCATTTAATTCAGCGAGGTATCTGAAATATGACAGGCACTATATCTTCTGTCCAGAAcatgatgctatgttttggctttaggagaaaaacagtgttaatAATGTACCGATGTTTTAGCTGTTTCTGGGCAGTGCTCTTCGTGTTGCTCTTTACATCTCTTGTGCCAGATTCAAGTCTGGGTGGGTTTTGGCTTTCTTAACCCCATCCTTACACACTCAGACAGTATCTGAGTGACAATATCCTGCACTTTGACCACgataaccccatgcagcactataagcttggggctgagtggctggatgactgtaaAGAggacagtgtgcccaggtagccaagagggccaacagcatcctggcctgcattagaaatagtgtggccagcaggagtgGAGAGGTAAACATCTCCTTGTGCTCTGTACTGGTGAGGCCGTGTCACTTCaactactgtgttcagttttgggcccctcgctacaagaaagcCCTAGAAtgtatccagagaagggcaacaaaactggtgaggggtctggagcacaagtcttatgagaagtGGCTCAGGGAgatgggattgtttagtctggaggagggtagacctcattgcactctacaacttcctgaaaggaggttgtggatgagaaggggcttggcctcttctgccaggcaacaaacaggacccgaggaaatggccacaagttgtaccagaagaggtttagattagacataaggaaaaactttttctctcagagggtggtcaggcatcCTCTGAGATGAtgtggtggagtcgccatccctggcagtgttcaagaggcttctggataaggagctaggagatatggttcAGTGGTTTGCTGCAGCTATGTTAgtgggaggacggttggactagatgatcttgtaggttctttccaaccctttgattatatgattctatcTCTGCATCCACCTCAGGTATGCTTCCTTTTGTGATTTAGCTTTGTGAAAGCTCCCTGTTTATTCATACAGACTGCCTCTTAGCTTGTTTTTCTGTACATTGGGATGGACCATTCATGAGAATGTGATTCTTAAAGATTAAACAGCTGTCCTGGATCTGTCTTCCATCTAAGGCTGTCTCAAATTGAAATTTCCGAGCCAGTCTCTTAGAAAGCGTAAGTCTGCTGTCCTGAAATTACTGGTCCTGAAATCAGTCCTGCCATTTGCTTTGTTCCTGCTTTTCAGGATTACAAATTCTACCATCTTCTGGTCAGTGCAGCCAAGCCCCGTGTAGCGGCTGCAACCCCCAGCCTTCACCTTCCTTGTTTTAACTATGTCCAACATTGTCTCTCATTGCTTACACTTAACATTATCCAATTGAAGCTATGTTTCCTGACATGGTACAAACTGAGACTTCcaggacaaaataaaataattccacaaagaaacattgaaaaaaaatattttccacttaTGCAAATACAGCTTAATGAAGTGATCACACATACAAGCGATCTACATTGGTATTTCCCAAGACAGTGGATCCTTCATATAGTAGGCACTGTCATAACAACATGGGGTCATCTAATGAAAGGAGTTGTAAGGAGTAGATAAGTTTTCAGTGTGGCCCTATTTCTTGTTGTAAAAGGTTTCTTGACTCCATGGAAGTCAGAACTACAGGACTGAAATTTTTGATCATGTAAGCTTTTTCATGAGTGGATTTCAACAGCAAGTCattgagaaagaggaaattaTCACTCTGAATACTGTATTTACTGGTTCAGCTGGAACTCATTTATTACTGAATCATCTTACAAAGTTTGGTTTAACATTGTTGGGAAATAGTTCTCCTCCAAATCCTGCTGTAATGTACTCTGGTGAGTATAAACTGATGATTAGTTTATGTGATGGCTTACAGTTAAAAGGATTGCCTTTGGTCTAGCCTAATGATGACAGCTgtaataaatgttactcttttCAGTCTCCTTGAATGTCAGTCTAAGTGAGCTGAGTAATAAAGCTGTTCTTGTCTTTGTCAAAAAGTCAATATCTTTACAATATATTAACACTAATTGCTGTGGGGCTAGAGCTATGTACCACAAGTACATGCTGATGGAGCTAAATGCTCTTAGTCTAGggaaattatttctgctttagaTTTTCCTGAATTTGGCATTTGTAAAGGTTACATATTAGAGAGAATCATGGGAATTTTCTTGGtttaattattttatcattttttcacAGCATACACTGGACTGCAGAAACACACGTTGAAAATACAAGTGTGCTCCTGCATTTCGGTAGCTGTACTATAGATTTGGGCCATGCTGCACAGTCCTGTTTAAAAATGCTTCACTTGgccagagacagaaaataagaggTATACAATATCCACACTTCAACACCGTGTAAGAATGAGCCTGAGATCATCAATATAATTATCATTTTAGATTATAGATAACATAGTTTTCAAGAGCTTATTACTTCTTTCTTACATTGCAAACATGTATGTTATTGCATAGTAattaatgataaaaaataataacaaattatcagtaaatcagtatttttcctgtgctgaggaaaaTACAGATAGAAGTTTGCACATGGAACTGATTGTTCCTGATCACTTTAAAGCACTGAAGCTGTGGTGGAAAAAATGTGGTCAAATACACAGATATTTCTTCAAATACAGATACCTACAGATATTTCCAGCCcttcaaaaagggccagaaagattatcctggtagctacagacctgtcagtctcacctcagtgccCAAGAAGGTTATGGAATAGATAATCTCAGGAGCCATCATGGACCAGTTAAAGGTCAACCAGGGaatcaggcccagtcagcatgggttttCAAATGGTaaatcctgtctgacaaacctgatttcattctatgacaaggtgacccgcttagtgAATGAGGGcaaggctgttgatgtggtctacctggacttcacAAGGCCATTGACACTGTCCCCGATAACATTcttgtggagaagctggctgcccgtggttttGATGGGCACATGCACTGCTGGgtgaaacaattgttggatgGCCGGGctcaaagagttgtggtcaacgGAGttgaatccagttggcggccagtcatgagcagtgtcccccagggttTGGAACTGGGGCCACTTCTATTTGACATCTTCATTAACGATCTTGATAAGAAGAACttaccctcagtaagtttgcagatgacatgaAGTTGGGAcagagtgttgatctgcctgaggggagaagagcactacagagggacctggatacACTGGATCAATTGGCCAAGgaaaactgtatgagtttcaatagggccaagtgtcgggtcctgcattttggtcacaacaacccaagcaaccctacaggcttggggaggtgtggctggaaagctgcctgacggaaagggaccttggtgtgctgatggacagtcggctgaatatgagccagcagtgtgcccaggtggccaaatgggccaatggcatcctggcttgtatcaggaatgatgtggtgagcaggactagggaagtcatcctgcccctgtacttggcattggtgaggcctcacctcaagtactgtgtccagttttgggcacctcaataaagacactgaagtgctggagcaggtccaaagaagggcaacaaggcttgtgaagtgCTTGGAGAACatgccctacaaggagaggctgaggaaactggggctgtttagtctggggaaaaggaggctgaggggagaccttattgctcttccaatatctgaaatgTGCTTATAGAGAGAGCAGgactggtctcttctcactgctgacaggtgacagaatgagaggaaatggccttaagttgtgccagggtaagtttaggttggataccaggaaacacttctttacagaaagggttgttaagcactggaataggttccccagggaggtggttcaGACACcttccctggatgtgtttaaaaacagtttggatgtggtgctcaggttCATGATTTagagagggttgttagggtagttTGGTtaggtgatggttggacttgatctttaaggccttttccaacctgagtgattctatgaaaaaagaTGAGACCAGAGTATTGTATATTTAGTTCCTATTCTTTCATTTGCATTATAAGAAGTACTTAAAATAATGTGAACATGACTCCCAACAGTATAGAGAAGATAGAGTTCTTGACACCATAGATTTGTAAGCACCTGGGACAATTTGTTTTGCATCTTCCCTTATCTTAACCCGGAAAATATGAAGTTGTCTAAAGACTCAtcttcaggaaagaa
The sequence above is a segment of the Excalfactoria chinensis isolate bCotChi1 chromosome 1, bCotChi1.hap2, whole genome shotgun sequence genome. Coding sequences within it:
- the SPAM1 gene encoding hyaluronidase PH-20, yielding METLRQIQNVGICVTCTYPIASGMVFTILLVSCCSSLNIRARPLLSNSPFLSIWNAPTELCTERTGVQLDMSFFSLIGSTLKTSIGQNITLFYPDRLGYYPYKNEVTGEAFHGGLPQLVPLENHLKKAKEDIQFYIPSDEQFGLAVIDWENWRPVWIRNWGSKDIYRQESIELVQQRDISLSEAEARIIAKKEFEAAARSLMLESLKLGIAMKPNRLWGYYLYPDCYNYDYKQNPHNYTGTCLDIEIARNNELNWLWEKSTALYPSIYLETALRSSRNAQLFVRNRVQEAIRVSYVSNSTHPLPVFVYTRPVFTDLYEEYLSQDDLVNTIGESAALGASGIVIWGDMNLTQSKNTCRTLDNYLRKTLTPYLINVTMAARICSQVVCQDSGACARKKWNSNDYLHLNPENIVIRMTKDGKYTLQGQPAFQDLQTFIEKFDCHCYAGHNCEPRADINDIHYLRACISEEICIQISSNSFSDIDSSKEKNLSNRTVFPLAFQSKVTLSTHPETDYFQPATGNNILHLTTAEFNTDTAATQYDVEANDTCSSGSSTSYMINRFNLFFLVLILRTLM